The DNA segment TTCGGCGAAGAAATAGCGCGGCCCCTCGATCGGATAGAAGATAAAAATCAGATAGCAGATAAAAAAGGTGAGACAGATGGCGGCCAGTGATTTTTCGATTACCAGATACTCCTTTTTAATAAAGGCCATCAGGAGAAAAACGGGGATCATGGGGTAATACAGAAAATATGTCAGACTGAGGATTTCGGTCAGCCAGACATTTAATAAATTTCGGTCCAGCCAGAGAGTCGGATTGTCCCCGAAAAACGACCGCTCTAATCCGGTTAATTGATAATCCAGAAAATCAGGGAATATCAGATGCATCAATCCGCCGGTCTCACGGTAAAAAAACGTAAACAACACGGCCGGATAGAGAAGCCGAAAGAGCAGGACTATCTTCCTGTCGGTGTCGGAGAGGTAACGGATAATCATCAGAATCAGGGCGGTTATACCCAGATTGAACAGCAATTCATCGAAGTACAAATAAAGCGGTCGCCCGAATAATAATATCAGTATCGAAAGCAGTGAGAGATAGATGAGAATAATAATATCGAACGGGTAGATCTTACACTTACTCATGCTGATTTTCTCTATCCCCGGCGGATTTTCCGGCTATTACCAGCACTATCTCGCCTTTCAGTATTCGTCCCCTGGCTGTTTCGAGCAGTTCCGAGATACGGCCGCGGATAAATTCCTCATGAATTTTCGACAGCTCCCGGGCAATGCAGGCCTGTCGATTACCAAGGACTTCCAGAGCATCGGCCATAGTCCTTTCGATTCGATGCGGAGATTCATAGAAGACAAGGGTATGATCAAGCTCCTTCAATCCTGATAACCGGTTTTTCCGGGCTCCGGATTTGGGGGGCAGAAAGCCTTCGAAAAAGAATCGATCGAGAGCCAACCCCGATCCGGTCAGGGCCGGAATCAGGGCATTGGGGCCGGGGAGAGGAGACACGGCTATATTATTTTCAATAGCGGCTCGGATAATCCGAAAAGCCGGATCGGACAGCCCCGGCGAACCGGCATCGGTGATAACACTGACAGTCCCCCCACCATTGAGTATTTCGAGTAATTGCGGGAGCCGTTTCTGTTCGTTGAAATCATGATAACTGAGCAGTTTTTTCTTTAATCCGAAATGAGCCAGCAATCGACCCGATAGACGGGTATCCTCACAGGCAACCAAATCTGATTCGGACAAAACCTCCAGGGCCCGTCTGGTAATATCACCAAGATTACCGATAGGGGTCGGTACAAGGTACAAAACGCCTTTTTTCAGAATATCGCTCATCCCGCGGTTTATCCAATGACGACATTATCCGGTATGGGGTTAAGGCCTAAATCAGGAATCTCCGGAAGATGTCGTTTATAATGGAACTTGTTTATCAGAGTTACGGCCCGGACTATAAAAGCATCGCTGAAACCGGCCCGCGTGAGTTCCAAACGTTTAGTCAGGCCCTGTTCGATTATCATGAACAATAACCGATCCACTTTTTCGTATTCCAATCCCAGTTCACCTTCATCGGTCTGACCCGGCCAGAGATCGGCCGAGGGGGTTTTTGTAATTATGCTCCCCGGAATATCGTAATAACGGGCCATCTGTCGGACCTGCGTTTTATAAAGCATACCCAGCGGGTTAACCGAACAGGCCATATCGCCGTACCATGTACCGTATCCGAGGCAGATTTCGGTACGGTTGGAGGTGCCCAAAACGAGACAGCCCATTTCATAGGCCCGATCGAACAGGATCGACATCCTTTCCCTGGCCATTTTATTGCCCAGCCGGACTTTATTAACGATTGACACATTTTTATAATAGTCATCAATCATCGGGCTTATTTCAATTGTCTCAGAGCTTATACCCAGTTGTTTAACCAGCCTCTCAGCATCGGCCAGCGAATCGCCCGAGGAATGTTTATAAGGCATCATTAAACCATGAATTTGATTGGCTCCGATCGCCCGAGCGGCAATGGAGGCGGCCAGCGATGAATCAATCCCGCCTGAGAGACCGAGGATATAGCCTTTTAATCCGGAATTGACCAGCTTATCCTTAAGGAATTTTTCCAGGGTGGTTGCCAGCGCCCGTTCATTTGAGATTATTATATCCATATCCCCTTCGCGTAATTTTGTTGATAATAATACGATTGACAAAACACAACAAGCAAAATCTTTGCAATCCACAGATGTTATTGACAGGGAGGGAAACGGCCATTATATTCATCCAAACGATTCCAACATTCAAAGGAAGGATACCCATGGCAGGAATAAACAAGGCAATCCTTATCGGTAATCTTGGCAAGGATCCGGAACTTCGTTATACACCGGGGGGACAGGCGGTCGCCTCTTTTTCTATGGCGACATCGGAGAAATGGCGGGACAAAGACGGCGTTATGCAGGACCGGACCGAGTGGCATAATATTGTGGTATGGGGTCGGCAGGCGGAAATTGCCAAGGAATATCTGGCTAAAGGCCGAACGGTGTATGTTGAGGGAAGAATCCAGACCCGCTCATGGGAGGATAAGGACGGCAATAAGCGATATACGACCGAGATCGTCGCCCAACGACTTCAATTCCTGGGCGGCCGCGATCAGGGCGCCGGGCAGCCGGCCCAGAGCACGGAGATGCCACCCGAGGCGCCGCCGGCGGGTGATTTAAGCGGCGAGGACGATGATTTGCCGTTCTAAAGCGAATTACGCAAATTGCATTGATCCATAAAAAAGGCGGGATGTCCCGCCTTTTTCAATTGCAGAAAATATTATTCCTGATCGGGATTGACTTTTTTTTCCAATTGGTTGACGCGTTTGAGGAGTTCCGGAAGTCTATTGATACAGGCCTCAATTCTTTTCTGGCGGCCTATTTCCCGGGCCGGATAACCGAACATATTTTGCCCGGAGGGAACGGAGCTTTTAATACCTGATTTGGCTCCAACCATAACGCCATCGCCAAGCTCAATATGCCCGACAATTCCGACCTGGCCGGCCAGAATCACACCCCGGCCCAGTTTGGTGGATCCGGAAATACCGGTTTGGGAAATAATGATCGAGAAATCTCCGATTTCCACATTATGGGCAATTTGAACCAGGTTGTCGATCTTGACCGAATTACCGATTCTGGTCGGACCCAGCGCACCCCGGTCAATGGTCACATTGGCTCCGATTTCAACCTCGTTGCCGATTTCCACCCATCCGACCTGTTTGACCTTTTTAATACCGCTTTCGTGCCGGGCATATCCGAAACCATCAGAGCCGATTACGGTTCCACTGTGAACGATGACATTATTTCCTATGTGCGTATCATCAAGTAGATTAACGCCCGGATGGATTTTGCAATTATTCCCCAGCATGACATTTCGCCCCAGATAGACTTTCGGCATAATTGCGGTGTTTTCACCGATGATGGTATTTTCACCGATATAAGACAGCGCCCCAACCGATGAACCCTGGCCGATGGCGGCCGAGGATGCCACAACGGCGGTAGGGTTAACCCCCGGTTGCCCCTGACCGGATTCCGGGTAAAGGATATCGAGAATAAGAGCAAAGGCGAAATAGGGGTCTTTGTGGAAAATAACGGGGAGACGATCAAATTTCTGGTCTGGAGACAGAACGACCGCCGAGGCGGCGGTCGTTTCAAGAAATTTCGCATATCTGTTATTGGCGACGAAGGTTATCTGCCTCGGCCCGGCAGAATTGATCGGGGCCGCGGATTCAATAATCAGATTGCCGTCGCCGGCCAGTTTACCACCGGCGATTCGGGCCAATTCTTTCAGTTTAATGCCCACACCGGATTACCCCTTTATTGTTCTTCCAGAATATCCAGTACATTATCGGTAATGTCAAAATCCTGCTTGGCATAGGCAAGGCCCCCGGAATTGAAGATAAAATCATAATTGCCTTCGGTGGCCACGCGTTCAATAGCGGTGTTGATTTTATCCAGCAGGGGCTTGACCAGCTCGCTTTGTTTTCGCTCGGCGCGGCCACTGGGTCCGAAAACATCGCGCGTAAAAGCATCCAGGCTCTGGCGTTTGGCCTCAATAGCGGCTTCTCTTTCCTTTTTCTTGTCGGGCGAGAGAATCAACTGCTGTTTTTCGTATTCCGTCGTCATATCTTCATAGGCCTTTTGCATTTCTTTGGCCTCATCATCCCAGGCCTTGTACAACGTGTTGAATTCTTCCTGAGCTTTGGCCCAGTCCTTGTATTCGGCGAAAATGCGATCGGAATCGATATACCCGACCTTACCTATTTGAGCCTGACCCGGGGTTGAAAGAGCCATTATCAGCAAAACTGCCAATCCGGTTAATAAAAACGATTTACCTTTTAACATTTCTCTCCTCGTATGTTAAAATTACATAATTATCTGAATGTTGTGCCTACCTGAAAATGAGGTTTCCATCCCTTGCCATCATCGCCGTGTTCATCCAGGGCATAACCGAAGTCGAATCCGATGGTGCCTATACCGGGGACAACCAGCCTGAAACCGAGCCCGACCCCTCGATAAAGGTTACTCAGGTTGATATCGGATTGATGCAGCCAGGAGTTGCCGATATCGAAAAAGGCCAGACCATACAACTGGTTTTCGATAATGGGTAGTTGCAGCTCGAAGTTCCCAACCAGCATGTACTTACCACGCACCCGAGTGGTGTAAGTAGTGGTGTCGATAACCGTTTCGACAAGGATACTATCGGATCCACTGGTGGCATCATAATAATTGGTGGTGACATATCTGGTTATGGTCGAGTCGGGCGTCAGGGAGCCATCATCATAACCGCGGATAATACCGCTGTAGCCGGTTCCGCCGGGGGAGAAGCGTTCCGATTCGAGAATAGTGGTATCGGCCCCGGGCGAGGAGACCAGCCCTGCCGTAACCTGGCTGGCCAGGACGAATTTCCAGAGCAGCGGAATGAATTTGGAAACAGTCAGAACATGTTTCTGATATTCCCAGAATCCGCCCAGAATCCCACCGGATTGTTCCAGCGAATAGGAAATAATCGAGCCCCTGGTGGCGAACTGGGGAAGATCACGGCTGTCCCTGATGACTGATAATTCAACACTCGACAGGGTCAGCCAGTTTTTATTGAATCTTTCCAGAGAACCTACGAGAGGTGATCCATATTCATAATTATAGGTGGTATCGAGAGTATAATCGATAATAATCGTACCGGAAGTATCATAAACGGGAACATATTCCTCGTAAGCGTCAATCGTCAATTCCGAATGCGATGCGGTATAACTATCGCTGAAATCATAGAAACGGTCCCCTTCGATACGGTAACGGGCATAGGCGCGGAAATAATTGTCCGGCCATCGCAACCGGCGGCCGATTCGAATGGCACCGCCGCGCCGCCCTTCGGTATAGTCGGAATACCATTCGCGGTTGGTGGAATACAAATCCACACCAACTGAGGTCGGGGTGGAGAAAGCCCATGGTTCGGTGAAAGAAAGGGAATAGGAATTGGTGGTACTTCCGATATCCATATTAAGCGACAGATTCTGTCCCATACCACGGAAATTGGGAATACCCAGACCAAACGTGCCGACGAATTTATCGACTCCGGAGTAACCGGCCCCGGCCGAAACCTGGGCGGTGGGTTTTTCCTCGACAGTGACGACGACATCGACATCACCCGACGGCAGATTGGTGATATCCGGAGTAACATTGCCGAAATAATTCAGCTGCATAATATCGCGAACCGATCGGATTAACAGCGAGCGATGGAAAACTTGTCCCGGTCGAATCGACATTTCCCGGCGGATGACTTTTTCTTTGGTCCGGGTGTTACCGAGAATACGAACCAGGTTGATTTCAGAAGGTAAACCCTCGACGATATCAAAAGTTATATTAATCAGGCTGTCGCTGGTTTTTCTATCATCGATAACGCGGACATGGAGATGCCCTTTTTCCTGGTAGAGGAAATAAATTTCGTAAATCGACTCATCGAATTTCTCGTTGTCGAAAACCGCGTTTTCCTTGTATTTTAGAACACTCGCCAGAATTTCATCGGGCAGGACCTCATTGCCGGTGAACTGAGTCGTCCCGAAATAGTACCGCGGTCCTTCATAAATATCAAGATAAATGGTCATGCGATTGCGGGCGCTGTCAATGGCAATGGAATCCGACTTCAGGTAAGCGTCGATAAAACCTTTATTATGCAGGTAAGTGATTATTTTTTCCATATCCTCAGGGTACTTTTCTTTATCGAAATTGGAGGATTTAAGCAGTCCGCGTTTTCGATTGCGCATTTTCCCGATGATATCCTTGGCAGGGACTCGCTCGTTGCCGGTCAGAACGACTTTCTCCACTTTGACCTTGGAACCCTCGCTGATATTATAAGTCAGATCGGCTATCGAGGAATCCTGACTGTACTGAAGACCGAAATCGACCTGAACCAGATAGTACCCTTTTTCACCATAAATATCAGTTATTTTATTTCTTTTTTCATAGATAAGATTCTGGGACAGGTAACTGCCGCCGGTCAGGTTTAGTTTTTCCTTGATATCATTGGTTTTGATTTCTTTGTTGCCGGTGAACTTAAGAACCCCGAGTTTGGGTAATTCGGTCACCTTGATTGTCAGGTTCAAGCCGCCGGTAACTTCTTCGGCCAGAATTTCGATATCACGAAAAAAGCCCAGTCCATAGAGGCGGCTGACGGCTTCCTGGGTAACGGAGGCGGTCAGTTCATCCCCTTTTTTTATTCCGGCGACCGACAGGATAAGACTTGTTGAGGCGACTTTATTGCCGACCACATTGACATTAACAACATTAAAAGTCTGTGCCCGGAGTTGGGGTAAGAAAATAACCATCGCCACCACAGCCAGCACAAAAGGCCGGATCATCCGTGATGCCGGCCATTTCCGTGTCATGTGTACTTCGCCGTGGTTCAATTTTCGGGTGGAGTGATTTTCTTAATCTTGATTTCCGTGTATTTCTGGCGATGCCCCTGGGCCTTACGATATTTGGTTCTTTTCTTGAATTTATAAACATCGATTTTTCTGGCCAGACCTTCATTTAAAACTTCGGCCTCAATGCTGGCCGATTCCAGATAGGGGGATCCGACAAACGACTTCTCGCCATCATTGACCAACATGACTTTCTCGATCGAGATCATTTCGCCGGGTGTCGCAGTCATATGGGGAATTTTTATCTGCGTGCCCACTTCAGCGCTGAATTGCAATCCTCCGGTTTCAAAAACAGCATACATTTCAAGATCCTCCAATACAATATATAGAACCCTAACAATTTGGAATTCTATAAGTTATTCTTTTAATCACGGGTGTCAAGATAAAATTTGCCCTAACATATTATACGCTCTTTAATCCTGCCATGTTACGCTTTATCTTCACTTTATTAAACCCCCCAACAGACAAGCGGTTCCAATTCAAATGTAAACATTATGATGTGATGGCTCGTTTATAATTAGATTGCGATATTGGCAGGTAAATATATATTGAGAAAACGGCAAAAATATGAAGATGACAAGGAAAATCGATACAAACATTTCCATGAAAACCGGCAGTAACCGATCCCCTTACCAGTTGGTTTCGAAATACACGCCGCGGGGCGATCAGCCGCAGGCCATCCGGGAATTGACGGCAGGGCTTCACCGCGGCGATAAATTCCAGACCCTGCTGGGTGTTACCGGTTCCGGCAAAACCTTCACCATGGCCAATGTCATCAAGGAGTATGGCCGTCCGGCCCTGGTGATATCACATAATAAAACCCTGGCGGCCCAGTTATACGGGGAATTGAAAGCCTTCTTCCCGAAAAACGCCGTGGAGTTTTTTATCAGTTATTACGATTATTATCAGCCCGAGGCTTATCTTCCGACCACCGACACTTATATCGAAAAAGACACCTCAATGAATGAGGATATCGACCGGCTCCGTCTTCGGGCAACAGCTTCACTTCTGGAAAGAGACGATGTCATTATTGTCGCTTCGGTTTCGTGCATTTACGGATTGGGATCTCCAGAGGATTACCGGAATCTCCTGCTGTTTCTGGAAGTGGGGCAAAAGGCGGATCGCGATGAAATCATTCGGTCCCTGATCGATATTCACTATAATCGTAACGATATCAATTTCGCCCGAGGTAATTTCCGTGTCAAGGGAGATACTATCGAGCTGATTCCGGCCTACCAGGAAACGGCCCTGAGGCTGGAGATGTTTGGAGATGAGATCGAGCGGATAACCGAAATCGATCCTCTGACCGGTGAGATATTGAATGAACGGCAAAAGGTGGCCATTTACCCGGCCAAGCATTTCGTAACTACCCGGCCGCAACTCGATCGAGCGATAAAACAGGTCGAGGAAGAACTGGCGGGAAGACTGGCGGAACTCCGCGCCGCGGATAAACTTCTGGAGATGCAGCGGTTGGATTCGCGGACTCATTATGATCTGGAAATGATGAAGGAAATCGGTTATTGCAGTGGTATCGAAAACTATTCCCGGCATCTGACCGGGCGGCTTCCGGGTGAACGACCAGCCACCCTGATTGATTTTTTCCCCAAGGATTTCCTTTTAATAATCGATGAATCACATCAGACGGTGCCGCAGATCAGGGGGATGTTCGCGGGGGATCGTTCGCGCAAGGAAGTTCTTGTGGAACATGGTTTTCGGTTACCCTCGGCGCTTGATAACCGGCCGCTTTTTTTCGATGAATTCGAATCGCTTATAGATCGGGCGGTTTTTGTCTCGGCCACCCCGGCCGATTACGAACTGGAGAAATCCGGGGGAGTGATTGTGGAACAGGTAATCCGGCCGACCGGCCTGGTCGATCCCAAAATCACGGTCAGACCGCTGGCAACTCAGGTGGATGATTTGATCGACGAGATTCGAAAACGCGTAGCTGGCCACGAGAGAATTCTGGTGACGACTCTGACCAAACGGATGGCCGAGGATTTGACCAACTATCTGGCCAAACTGAATATCCGGGTTCGTTACCTGCACAGTGAAATCGACGCCATCGACCGGACCGAAATTATCCGGGATTTACGTCTGTCGGAATTCGATGTTCTGGTCGGGATAAATCTACTCCGGGAGGGATTGGACCTTCCGGAAGTCTCACTGGTGGCAATCCTTGATGCCGATAAGGAAGGCTTTTTAAGATCGGAACGGTCATTGATTCAAACGGCCGGGAGAGCGGCACGAAATAAAAACGGGGAAGTGATATTTTACGCCGACAAGGTTACCGATTCGATGAGGAAGGCGATCGAGGAAACCGAGCGCCGCCGGTTGAAGCAGTTGGAATATAACAAAGAGCACCATATTGAACCGGAGACGATATTCAAAACCCGGGATGAGATATTGAAAGCGACTCAATTCGCCGATTCCCGGACGGCTGATGACGAGCAGGTGATCGAGAAACCTGATTATTTCGCCCAGATGACGGCCGAAGGACAGATTAACTTCCTGATGGCGGCCATGAAAAAAGCCGCTCAGAATCTGGAATTCGAAACGGCCGCGGCTCTCCGCGACGAGATCAAGAATATCAAAGATACCCTGAGAAACAGGAAAAAGAGGTAATATAAATGTCTGCCTTTAACCGTTATGTACTTATGGCCGTTCTTTTCTCCCTGATGGTTATTTCAATATCATGCAGTCCCGATGATCCGGATAAAACGACATATTTCGATGAGATGCGCTCTTTTATCGAGGAATCTGTCGACGGAAGAGAATTGTATACCATCAATCTTTACCCTGAAGATTCCTATTACGCCGATGATACCCTCCGGGTAATGGTACATATTGATTCCACTATCAGATATTATGACTGCGACATCGATACGATTCCACGTGATATCGGTGGATTTGATCAGATTTTGAATGCCGTGATTGAAATCCATGATTTCTTTTATGGCCGGGTCGACACGATCGGAAATAGCGATACGGCATTTTACCATTACATGGAAAGCTGGGTTACCAGGCGGGCATATTTTCTAAAACTATATGATGACAACTATGAATATCACGGCTGGCGTTTCTGGGGATATTCATGTGTAACAACGGCCGCCGCCGCGGTCGGCGAATTCAAATCTTCAGGCGGAGAGGCATTTTCAACGTTACCGCCCGACACCATGTATATTATGTATATTCCACATATTAAATTTTGGAAATATTTCAATAAAAACAATGTTGTGATTATTTCTCCGAAGGATTCGATAGTATTCACGACCGATCAATCGCTGAATGTCTTTCCTCTGGTCGGAGGAAAGGTAATCGGAAGTTTCAGGACGGTACTTTCCGGCGACAAATATACAACGGGTTGGCGTTTACCATCTTCAAGCGAGGCATTTTTCAACCTGTTTATTGTTGACGGTTCATGGGTACTGGATAATGATTCGACACTGGTTAAAAAGGTCGATCAGGCAATACCATTTAAAATCAATAATTCAAAATAATCCCGATTTTTGCCTTGTATTAAATCGCGCCTCTTTGTAACATTCTTACGGGACCATTTAAAGGGAATTAATCAATTGTAACATTTATAACATGGAGGTCTTATGTTTGATCGTCATCTCAGGGCACACCGGCTGTTACCGCTGTTATTGATCTTGGTTTTTATTTCCGGGATAATCGGTTGCGGGACCCAGATTCCATCGGGACATCGGGGGGTATTCTATTATAAATTCGGCGATGGAACGGAGATGGGGAAGATTTATGCTGAAGGTTTCAACTGGCATTTCCCATGGAATACCATGTTCGTTTACCAGATTCAGCTTAATGAAAGCCGCGAGGATTTGCATGTGCTTTCGGCCGACGGCGCCTCAATCGGACTTGAAGTTACCATCTGGTACCGACCGGTGGCCGACAAGCTGGATTCGCTCCAGATAACGGTTGGTAAAAATTATTTTAATATTGCCGTCGCCCCGGCTATGCGCGGAGTGGCCCGGGCGGTAGTGGGAAAATACAAACCCGAAGAAATTTACTCCTCCAAAAGGGAAGCGATTGCCAGTGAAATTCTATCGGAAATGCAGGGGTTGATGGTTCAGAAGTTCATATCAGTTGAAAATATAATCATCAGGAATGTGGTTTTGCCTCAGAAGATAACTGAAGCCATCAATGCCAAGCTGGAGGCCGATCAGGAGGCACAGAAAATGGAATTCGTTCTTCTGAAGGAAAAGCAGGAGGCGGAGCGGAAACGGATCGAGGCCCAGGGTATTGCCGATTTCCAGAAAATCGTTGCCTCCGGGGTGACACCCTCGCTTTTGACCTGGAAGGGAATCGAGGCGACTCAGAAGCTGGCGGAATCGCAGAATACCAAGATAGTTATTATCGGCGATTCAAAACATGGTCTTCCGGTTATCCTTGGCGGCAATTAATTAATCTTGTCAAAATCCCGGTCTTTTCTGTAAAAGGACCGGGATTTTATAAAATTGTATGAATATCCATTAACAAAAGCCTGCATAATCATGCATATTATTCTGTTTTAATCCTCAAGAGTTGATACCCCGCCGCAATATTTTAATATTTCTGTCTTGGATGGAACAATTGTCAGAAAATCGCACAACAGCCTAACCCACTAATTAACAGTAACTTAGATAGCCTTCTGACATAATTGTATCAGATTGGGGAGATGCCTGCCATCCAAAATTGGGAAGAATCAAGCTTCATATTAAAAAGGCAAGGATATTGCATATACGGAAGTTGCATGGTTTCAACCTGTACGAATAAATACGCATATCGGTACGGGTCAAAGGCAAGACGGAGGTTTTCCATGCGGATTTGTTCAAGTGGCGATAAGAGAATGTTAGAAAACAATTTCGGGCCGGTAAACCAGACCAGAAATACCTTGACTTATTGGCGAATAAGAATATATTATCAATGGTTTTGCAGCAGTACTCGCCTTTTACAACAGGGTCTTATTAACACGCGAATTATTATCTGGGCCAGTACAGTTTTGATGAAGGTTAGCGTAACTGAAAATGACTATAGTCTAGTCTCCTTATGCCCTTTACCGCCATTGTCATAATAATTAGGAGCGACTATTGAACTTATGGAGGAAGGATGATTAGGTTGCAACTCTTTGTAAAAGTTGCGGTTTCCATAATCATTTTAAGCATTGCTTTAGCGTATGGGTCTTTTGCGGAAACCGGCAGCCACCGCCTGCCATATTATGATATTGCCGCTGAGGCATACCCTGGCAGCGGCTACAAGGCGGATTCGAAGAACTCC comes from the Candidatus Zixiibacteriota bacterium genome and includes:
- a CDS encoding phosphatase PAP2 family protein, with product MSKCKIYPFDIIILIYLSLLSILILLFGRPLYLYFDELLFNLGITALILMIIRYLSDTDRKIVLLFRLLYPAVLFTFFYRETGGLMHLIFPDFLDYQLTGLERSFFGDNPTLWLDRNLLNVWLTEILSLTYFLYYPMIPVFLLMAFIKKEYLVIEKSLAAICLTFFICYLIFIFYPIEGPRYFFAEKYINSISGPIFRPMVELVQAKGSVHGGAMPSSHFGEALVMLIFCLKYYKKAAIIFLVIDIGMALGTFYGRYHYVSDVIVGGIIGSVVTIIVMKYYERWFITTDKTCETEEKAVKYVS
- the rsmI gene encoding 16S rRNA (cytidine(1402)-2'-O)-methyltransferase, which codes for MSDILKKGVLYLVPTPIGNLGDITRRALEVLSESDLVACEDTRLSGRLLAHFGLKKKLLSYHDFNEQKRLPQLLEILNGGGTVSVITDAGSPGLSDPAFRIIRAAIENNIAVSPLPGPNALIPALTGSGLALDRFFFEGFLPPKSGARKNRLSGLKELDHTLVFYESPHRIERTMADALEVLGNRQACIARELSKIHEEFIRGRISELLETARGRILKGEIVLVIAGKSAGDRENQHE
- a CDS encoding NAD+ synthase; translated protein: MDIIISNERALATTLEKFLKDKLVNSGLKGYILGLSGGIDSSLAASIAARAIGANQIHGLMMPYKHSSGDSLADAERLVKQLGISSETIEISPMIDDYYKNVSIVNKVRLGNKMARERMSILFDRAYEMGCLVLGTSNRTEICLGYGTWYGDMACSVNPLGMLYKTQVRQMARYYDIPGSIITKTPSADLWPGQTDEGELGLEYEKVDRLLFMIIEQGLTKRLELTRAGFSDAFIVRAVTLINKFHYKRHLPEIPDLGLNPIPDNVVIG
- a CDS encoding single-stranded DNA-binding protein yields the protein MPMAGINKAILIGNLGKDPELRYTPGGQAVASFSMATSEKWRDKDGVMQDRTEWHNIVVWGRQAEIAKEYLAKGRTVYVEGRIQTRSWEDKDGNKRYTTEIVAQRLQFLGGRDQGAGQPAQSTEMPPEAPPAGDLSGEDDDLPF
- the lpxD gene encoding UDP-3-O-(3-hydroxymyristoyl)glucosamine N-acyltransferase: MGIKLKELARIAGGKLAGDGNLIIESAAPINSAGPRQITFVANNRYAKFLETTAASAVVLSPDQKFDRLPVIFHKDPYFAFALILDILYPESGQGQPGVNPTAVVASSAAIGQGSSVGALSYIGENTIIGENTAIMPKVYLGRNVMLGNNCKIHPGVNLLDDTHIGNNVIVHSGTVIGSDGFGYARHESGIKKVKQVGWVEIGNEVEIGANVTIDRGALGPTRIGNSVKIDNLVQIAHNVEIGDFSIIISQTGISGSTKLGRGVILAGQVGIVGHIELGDGVMVGAKSGIKSSVPSGQNMFGYPAREIGRQKRIEACINRLPELLKRVNQLEKKVNPDQE
- a CDS encoding OmpH family outer membrane protein, which translates into the protein MLKGKSFLLTGLAVLLIMALSTPGQAQIGKVGYIDSDRIFAEYKDWAKAQEEFNTLYKAWDDEAKEMQKAYEDMTTEYEKQQLILSPDKKKEREAAIEAKRQSLDAFTRDVFGPSGRAERKQSELVKPLLDKINTAIERVATEGNYDFIFNSGGLAYAKQDFDITDNVLDILEEQ
- the bamA gene encoding outer membrane protein assembly factor BamA, with the protein product MTRKWPASRMIRPFVLAVVAMVIFLPQLRAQTFNVVNVNVVGNKVASTSLILSVAGIKKGDELTASVTQEAVSRLYGLGFFRDIEILAEEVTGGLNLTIKVTELPKLGVLKFTGNKEIKTNDIKEKLNLTGGSYLSQNLIYEKRNKITDIYGEKGYYLVQVDFGLQYSQDSSIADLTYNISEGSKVKVEKVVLTGNERVPAKDIIGKMRNRKRGLLKSSNFDKEKYPEDMEKIITYLHNKGFIDAYLKSDSIAIDSARNRMTIYLDIYEGPRYYFGTTQFTGNEVLPDEILASVLKYKENAVFDNEKFDESIYEIYFLYQEKGHLHVRVIDDRKTSDSLINITFDIVEGLPSEINLVRILGNTRTKEKVIRREMSIRPGQVFHRSLLIRSVRDIMQLNYFGNVTPDITNLPSGDVDVVVTVEEKPTAQVSAGAGYSGVDKFVGTFGLGIPNFRGMGQNLSLNMDIGSTTNSYSLSFTEPWAFSTPTSVGVDLYSTNREWYSDYTEGRRGGAIRIGRRLRWPDNYFRAYARYRIEGDRFYDFSDSYTASHSELTIDAYEEYVPVYDTSGTIIIDYTLDTTYNYEYGSPLVGSLERFNKNWLTLSSVELSVIRDSRDLPQFATRGSIISYSLEQSGGILGGFWEYQKHVLTVSKFIPLLWKFVLASQVTAGLVSSPGADTTILESERFSPGGTGYSGIIRGYDDGSLTPDSTITRYVTTNYYDATSGSDSILVETVIDTTTYTTRVRGKYMLVGNFELQLPIIENQLYGLAFFDIGNSWLHQSDINLSNLYRGVGLGFRLVVPGIGTIGFDFGYALDEHGDDGKGWKPHFQVGTTFR
- the rplU gene encoding 50S ribosomal protein L21; the protein is MYAVFETGGLQFSAEVGTQIKIPHMTATPGEMISIEKVMLVNDGEKSFVGSPYLESASIEAEVLNEGLARKIDVYKFKKRTKYRKAQGHRQKYTEIKIKKITPPEN
- the uvrB gene encoding excinuclease ABC subunit UvrB, whose amino-acid sequence is MKTGSNRSPYQLVSKYTPRGDQPQAIRELTAGLHRGDKFQTLLGVTGSGKTFTMANVIKEYGRPALVISHNKTLAAQLYGELKAFFPKNAVEFFISYYDYYQPEAYLPTTDTYIEKDTSMNEDIDRLRLRATASLLERDDVIIVASVSCIYGLGSPEDYRNLLLFLEVGQKADRDEIIRSLIDIHYNRNDINFARGNFRVKGDTIELIPAYQETALRLEMFGDEIERITEIDPLTGEILNERQKVAIYPAKHFVTTRPQLDRAIKQVEEELAGRLAELRAADKLLEMQRLDSRTHYDLEMMKEIGYCSGIENYSRHLTGRLPGERPATLIDFFPKDFLLIIDESHQTVPQIRGMFAGDRSRKEVLVEHGFRLPSALDNRPLFFDEFESLIDRAVFVSATPADYELEKSGGVIVEQVIRPTGLVDPKITVRPLATQVDDLIDEIRKRVAGHERILVTTLTKRMAEDLTNYLAKLNIRVRYLHSEIDAIDRTEIIRDLRLSEFDVLVGINLLREGLDLPEVSLVAILDADKEGFLRSERSLIQTAGRAARNKNGEVIFYADKVTDSMRKAIEETERRRLKQLEYNKEHHIEPETIFKTRDEILKATQFADSRTADDEQVIEKPDYFAQMTAEGQINFLMAAMKKAAQNLEFETAAALRDEIKNIKDTLRNRKKR